In the genome of Megachile rotundata isolate GNS110a chromosome 16, iyMegRotu1, whole genome shotgun sequence, the window CAAGTCAAAtaagaaacaaaagaaaaacgtCTGAAAGGATAGCTTATAGATACGAATAACTTTCAAATGGAAAGTTACACAATTTTTGTTTACTTGTGCAAATAACACGAGGGAAGATAATATACATCGTTCGAAGAAGTGAAAGATGTTTTATAGTAATAAAAAATGGTAAAACTTACGGTATTGTCGGATAGTAATAAATACGACGTAAGGGCACTGGCACCGATGGCACTTGCACCCCCTACTAATAACTTGAATGTTGCCATTTTACGTCACAACTGATTTGACAATCTTTTCGGAAAGatctgaaataaattaaaatctcTGGTGATTAAGATTAAACGACGTCATTCGTTGGTTGGAAGTTATGTAAGACGAAGGCGAAATGAAAAAACTTATGAAGATATATACCGTTATGAATTACTAAACAGCAAAATATCCACGAAACGATAAGTAGCTATTGCattataaaaacttgaatcAAACCGATTAGATAGACAAGATCGATGTCTACTAAACATCGAACGTGATTTTCTGACCAATAAATCGATGCTCCTGATCTATTTAGTGAGTCACTGTTCACTATTTGGCAATATATCAACAGGTGCAATGTGCGCGACGGTCACGAGGAAATGTTACTCTAAAAGAAACAACGATACTattaatgatttttaattagTATAATTATTCGCAAATTGATATGCAAATTTCACTTTTCCCGGTAAAAAATAAAGCTCATCGTATAAAAAcacttcttttcttcttttaaatacataaaaaaaagtATTCGAACAGTTCGTTGGCTTCTTTCGAAAAGCATTCATGTATAAAAAATGACTCATTGGCAAATATCCCGGAACAGATTTATCGAGGTATCGATGGCTTTCATTTATCGCACGTGACATACCAACCCTGTATCTCGATATATCACGTCATGTGGCAATTGAATGTGTCACACGTAGCGCGCGCATAATAGTTCATATGTGTAACGATGTAATAATTTAACGATTAGGAACCTCGAGTACAAGCGAATTACTTCATTGTGCTATAATTACTCCGATGTGTTAAAAAGTATACTATTTGATAACCAATAAAATCCGTGGAGAAGTGATTACACACACAGGGTGGTCGCTATGAATTATCAGCAAAGGAAATACGTGCGATTGATAACAGATACATGGACTGTACTACACGCACGAACTAATAAAGATTCTtatctttaataaaaattgaactaaGTATACTGATATAACTGTCTTAAAAAGGAAATATAAATTGCATTTACAAAAAAGAAGACCACACTGACAAATACGTGCGAAATTTCGCGGCAGTTGACAGACTACTATCGATTATTCACATACTATCGATATTTTGTTTACATTTAACGGTATATCGATTACACCGTTGAGACGGTATATCGTCTCTTCACATTCAAcgctatttaattttatttaaatttcaaatgtaacCTCGTGTTATCTATCCTAACCTATCCTAATCTAATATTAActttacatataattttatcattgcaaataatttattcttattgtagctataaatattaatttagtttTACTTCGAATAAAAAGCAAATTTGAATAGTAAATTTATGTATCGGGTATGGaataaattatgtttaaaaattatatttaaataataaaattacgtattaattatttctttcgaCATTTACGCACTTACATTAACGACATTATCGATACATCGAATTATTGATAAAATATCGACGTTATCGATATATATCGATAATGGCAGCTCTGCGCGGTAAATACTGCTATCATCTGaagtgttaaaaaataattcacacTATATTCGCTACGAGACCTTGACAGTCCCCTaaaacacgtggaattacgtaAGTCATCGCTCACGTAATCAACCAATACCAGTATTTTTGTATTCTTCAATCAAGACTTCTCACACAAGCAGCACATTTCAAAAAAATCGACAATGTCATTGGCgcacaaataaattacaaattttcaaagtatagctataaaaatgaataagaaaaacaaattcatCTCGGTAAATTGTGCAGTGTCACAAACCTTTGCATAATATTCTTTGCATAAAGCACTCTAAAATACGCGTGTATTGCAATAATACAAAAGACGAAAATGATGTCGCAAAGCTGAGTTTTAAAATAGCACCCGCGAATCTCGTGCCAAATGCCTTCGAATGTCATTTGCATTAAAGACGTTCTCATTATACAATGCACACGATATATCGTAgggaaaataacaaaaatgtttaataatttctaaGGAGGCATGGAGTACGATCACTGCATTTTAACGAAACAGTCCTTCGTGGTACATCGTCTTCGCGCATATCGAAGGGTAACAAACCGAAAAGTAAggttataaaaaatgtatgaaaattaaaaagatgaATGACTCTTACCACCAAATGTTAAACAATTATCAGAGAAAATGAAGTATTTGCGTCGAAAATGATTCAAATCTTTGATAATCGTCAATAGCTAGATAGTTAGAAAATATTGACAATCTTATGAGTATTAGTGTCTCGTTACTTACTGTAAAATTGATTGACAGTTAACAGACTGTTTAGAACACCCGCGCACGGTGGTGGTGAGTGTGATATGTGCAACTAGAGATTAACGATGCACATATTTAACAGAGATGCCGGTACACATTTCACCGAGTCGCACAAGCGAATGGACTGTAGCGAATAATCATTCAAGAGTATGGACCTAGGAGTATAGGGATGGAACGTAAGCTTGAATAAGAGACGAAGAGAACGGAATCAACAAAAGAGGGGGTGTTTAATAGCTGACGTCCATATTTGATTGGTCGTATTTCTGCGCGTGCTCTGTACCGCTAATTATAAAAACTGAAAATCACTGATTAatactaggtctgtttgattagGCGCTCcgcacctaacctaacaatgttgagTGAGCaagtaaatttcacgctaaagcaaaaatagtcaaccgtgtcatccggttgaattggttgagtggtgcaagagaaaagcgtggacaaaaaagttgaaaagtcaagtacataagcgcgagcaaattcaattttgcattaaagtctacgagGATATGGTTTTTCGCTAATTATTCTTCCGTGGCAGCGCGTAGGAGGAATATACACAacaatgagtatgcaaaatcgttaattactcactttctaagcacagtttatgaacttttatgattaaaaaatggtcagcaatgcattatttacatggatCGATCatgaaagttcataaataatgttcgggtaatgagtaattaattattttgtgtcagcattgcgatacgtacatgagccgcctatgtcaattctactgcacatgcaaagtgcaatatttcggcactttgacgacgcagtatggttcttgaggcatttagaaacaaatttctattagggtttgatgcgttttgatgcctaataaagccagaaaatcaatttttgtagaattcggttcaaaacggtacaggtggcgccatctagcggcgagcggcggaactacgaaaaactaaaatctcgattttctcgaaaactagggacttttccgaaattctgagatatacaaattgttccttatcgcctacggaatcgaacgaatgtacttatagcctgctaggacaattattaaggaaaatagaaaaatagcccatttcatggactaaaaaattggcgtccatctagcggcgaaagttggaactacaaaaatagaaaatctcgattttctcgaaaactaggaacttttccgaaattctgagatatacaaattgttccttatcgcctacggaatcgaacgaatgtaattatagcatgctaggacaattattaaggaaaatagaaaaatagcccatttcatggactaaaaaattcgccgctagatggcgccactagtttTGTCCATAAAATAccctttttcttattttctttactaaagctttcaggaaacttttattgctttattttgcttctaatgcgatcacgtaACACTTTCTGAGTCTCGGAAGTACTCaatgttcgctaattttcgagaaaatcgcatttttatatttttgtagttccaactttcaccgctagatggacgccaattttttagtccatgaaatgggctatttttctattttccgtaataattgtcctagcgggctataattacattcgctcgattccgtaggcgataaggaacaatttgtatatctcagaatttcggaaaagttcctagttttcgagaaaatcgagattttttatttttgtagttccaactttcgccgctagatggacgccaattttttagtccatgaaatgggctatttttctattttccttaataattgtcctagcgggctataattgcattcgttcgattccgcaggcgacaaggaacaatttgtatatctcagaatttcggaaaagtccctagttttcgagaaaatcgagattttagtttttcgtagttccgccgctcgccgctagatggcgccacctgtaccgttttgaaccgaattcgacaaaaattgattttctggctttactaggcatcaaaacgcatcaaaccctaatagaaatttgtttctaaatgcctcaagaACCATACTGcatcgtcaaagtgccgaaatattcatttttttattttccttatatgtgTGTTCAGACCCTCACATTTTAGGATCAGTTTTTGGCAAGTccgatttaaatttttttttctatgtccatctggatgtacatacgcatgtgcatgcaaaatttgacgagaaaaaaagaaaaaagcagcaattttttatttcggtaATTCAACTTCCGATCGCTAGATGACAACAAATATAGACTTGTTTTCGAAAACCACgcgtaaatataaatttgaagctGAATTTGATAGCTCTATAAaagaatcaaattttttaatgggaATCTGGGATGCACACTggtattcaataatttaattcgatcaattatattattttatattcacatTTTTTGTACAAAACAAATGGTTTTTTCTTATAATGTCAAAAAACAGATTAGTTAAAAATACTTGGTATCTTACTTGTTATTTGCACATTAACTGTAAAATAGCGGTTGTTTGTTCAATTATTTCACGTAGCATAATTTACGCATATAAATTATGCATTATTCGTACcaggaataaaataatttttcgttattttacAATGAAGTATCTGTACAAACTAGGCACTCGTTTGTCATGAACAATTATGAAGATGCATATACATAAAAAGTCTTGTGTATTAGACGATATAAGATTCGAAATCTTAATGCTAGTAACAAGTGTCATATATCAtgatttaacaaaataaaagatgTAAACATAGTACAAATGCACAGGATGTATGATGAATGGATGTACAATAAATAGCAAAGATAATTGCAAAAAAAGAGAATCAAGACACACAACATAGCTAAAACCTACTATTTACACAAATTGTTATATCAAAATATatgatcattttttattacataattagTTTCTTCACATTATTTTTAtgagctaaaaatatgagtcaaaAATTACACCTCATCGGATGCAAGCACCTCTCTATCAGTAGGTGAAGATGATTTTTCTTTCCTCTCTTCTTCCTTCATGTGAAGAGCAACAGCTGATTCGAGCACCCGTATCCTTCCCTCGTGTTTTACGATTACCGCTttcaactttcttatttcttccgTAAATTCTTTTAATAGTTCCTCCTGCAAGAGTACGATTATATCGCATACAGTTAtgcttaaataaataaagataataaaatttccaaataacatACTGTAATGCCAGCTGAAGCTTGCGTAGCATTTTGCGAAGAATTAGAAGCAACTTTCGCCCCTTTACTTAGAATGTTCGACTTTTTATGAACTTTCAGTTCATTTTTAGTAGCCGAGGGCTGATAACCGTCGCGTAAAGATATCAGTACTGGATCTGCATCGGTTCCTTTTTCCCATTCTTCGGCAGAAATTGCAGCGGTATCACCTGGAGTATCTGGATACAAATCTTCTTGAAACAATTCAgactgaaaattaataaataatattagaatattaCAAACGTTTCGTATTGGTCCTAAATTTGCGGAAAAAATCATTTCAGTACCTTCCTTGGTACAGTCATGGAGATAACCTGGCAAAAACCTGAGTTGTTGAGCCGATAAAATCTAGTTATTTCACAGCTATTAACATCACAGCCTCGTTTTGGCATCATTCCTATACCTCGTTGAGGATCAGGGGTTTGAAATGTATTGATGTAATGAACAAAAGGAGGTTCAGGGGTAATTTCAAAGTACCGAATTACGGAATCACCCTTGCCACACAAGTACACTAGATTTGTATCGGAATCATAGAGAGGAAACATGACTCCGTTACTGGTATCCAATTCTACCATAACTATAGGTTCACCTAACATATCAGGTGCACGTAACGAGTACTGCCTCTCGGACATTTTACTGAAACCTGTGGTAAAGATCAAGCCTCCCCTGAAAACATAGTAAACACACAACTCTGTGGATACAAAGCTTtagttgaatatttttaatacatacaattatacatacaaatacaagctcctataaaaatatatagtatAACTTATGTTTATAAACGATATACGTTTACATAATGTAATGTTCTGTATTATGTTGCTTTTTGAATATTCTTATTTCAGTTAATCATCAAAACTAAATAACATCCACCTTGTTACAACATCTGAAAATTGTACCTATGTACAAATTTCTGAGTCTATATTAGACGCATTCGTGAAATAACATAAACTGAATATAATCATGATTAAGGAATGTTTACAATGCCAGATTATTGTGAATTATACTTGTGTCAGTGCACTGGCCAGTAACTGGGTTTTGCAAATCTATACCTGAATCGTTTGTCTGCTTTTCGAAACAGATATTGGTgttgttcaaaattaataattttgtaccgAATACAAAAATCACACTTTCTTGTTACAATATGTTTTGTATTAGTGTAGTTATTTCACTGTATTCTGAATTCGTACACATATTCATTTGTCAACGtgtataaaatgttatattttaagaTAATAACTTGATATACAATACTTACTGAAacttttatgcagatattacaCAGTGGACATCTTGATATTTGCATTTAT includes:
- the coro gene encoding protein coronin — translated: MSFRVVRSSKFRHVYGTALKREQCYDNIRVSKSSWDSTFCAVNPKFLAIIVESAGGGAFIVLPHNKVGRIPADYPLVGGHKGPVLDIAWCPHNDNVIASGSEDCVVKVWQIPDGGISRTLTDSVVDLQLHQRRVGLVLWHPSALNVLLTAGSDNLVLIWNVGTGEAIVRIDCHPDMIYSACWNWDGSRLVTTCKDKKIRILDPRTGEMLEEAIAHEGSKATRAIFLRGGLIFTTGFSKMSERQYSLRAPDMLGEPIVMVELDTSNGVMFPLYDSDTNLVYLCGKGDSVIRYFEITPEPPFVHYINTFQTPDPQRGIGMMPKRGCDVNSCEITRFYRLNNSGFCQVISMTVPRKSELFQEDLYPDTPGDTAAISAEEWEKGTDADPVLISLRDGYQPSATKNELKVHKKSNILSKGAKVASNSSQNATQASAGITEELLKEFTEEIRKLKAVIVKHEGRIRVLESAVALHMKEEERKEKSSSPTDREVLASDEV